In one Nitrososphaera viennensis EN76 genomic region, the following are encoded:
- a CDS encoding MASE3 domain-containing protein: MTPMLSSSHQTHSRKWQALVFVLAIAWSSAGILIATAITGDFESRHASSVLFLASGAMSLIVFFQEMYAFYVTNSRRILWMSAGFFTLGIGMIGNAITTGGSLDVALDSYVSASELFRGTSEFAAAIFILLGTLRSDKSIRENMEFKAYILVAVIMVTTASIIIYISTVQESLSVPLYSSQYGWSPFSLYIELHVLLFFAVTCTVYVSIRKKNNNSQILFWFIIGFVLLTFSELSFTMDKVLDLGASSSLVWVGRFFLLAGFMTFVLGLNRTR; encoded by the coding sequence ATGACGCCAATGCTTTCATCATCCCACCAGACCCATTCCAGAAAATGGCAGGCGCTTGTCTTCGTGCTGGCAATAGCGTGGTCCTCTGCAGGCATCCTTATTGCAACCGCCATTACGGGCGATTTTGAGAGCCGCCATGCAAGCAGCGTGCTTTTCCTGGCCTCTGGCGCCATGAGCCTGATAGTATTCTTTCAGGAAATGTACGCGTTTTACGTCACAAATAGCAGGAGGATCCTGTGGATGTCTGCAGGGTTCTTTACGCTTGGCATAGGCATGATAGGAAATGCCATAACCACTGGCGGGAGCCTGGATGTCGCCCTTGACTCTTACGTGAGCGCTTCGGAGCTGTTCAGAGGGACAAGCGAATTTGCGGCAGCGATTTTCATCCTGCTTGGCACCTTGCGGTCAGACAAGAGCATCCGCGAGAACATGGAATTCAAGGCATACATCCTGGTCGCCGTGATCATGGTCACCACGGCGTCCATCATAATTTACATCTCGACGGTCCAGGAAAGCCTTTCGGTGCCACTTTACAGCAGCCAGTACGGGTGGAGCCCCTTTTCCCTGTACATAGAATTGCACGTCCTGTTATTTTTTGCGGTAACCTGTACCGTTTATGTCAGCATCCGCAAAAAGAACAACAACAGCCAGATCCTCTTTTGGTTCATCATCGGTTTCGTGCTTTTGACATTCTCGGAGCTGTCCTTTACCATGGACAAGGTTCTCGACCTTGGCGCGTCAAGCTCGCTGGTTTGGGTTGGAAGATTTTTCCTGCTTGCAGGCTTTATGACTTTTGTACTGGGCCTCAACAGGACTCGCTGA
- a CDS encoding RAD55 family ATPase gives MAKGRAPTGISEFDAMLNGGFMKGDCVLVTGAAGTGKTNLALQFLYNGVVKYGENAVYVTFEQMPDQIYRDAKNLGMNLEKLEEENRLKVISTSPDVLVQNQDMISEFSSERAERIVIDSISYFELSRKNSVRDEIYTLIRYLKTKGATSMLLHEAQADTTHGFGPYDHGLSFLADTVVVLKYVEIESAIRRAVAILKMRGSDHEKTLREIRITSKGIEVGGSFEQWEGVLSGAPHKSFALRVSKAFGGI, from the coding sequence ATGGCAAAAGGTCGCGCCCCGACAGGCATTTCGGAATTTGACGCCATGCTCAACGGCGGGTTCATGAAGGGAGACTGCGTCCTGGTCACAGGAGCGGCAGGAACGGGCAAGACCAACCTGGCGCTACAGTTCCTCTACAACGGCGTGGTAAAGTACGGCGAAAATGCGGTGTACGTCACGTTTGAGCAGATGCCGGACCAGATCTACCGCGACGCAAAAAACCTCGGCATGAACCTGGAAAAGCTCGAGGAAGAAAACAGGCTCAAGGTCATATCCACGTCGCCTGACGTCCTCGTCCAGAACCAGGACATGATCTCCGAGTTTTCGTCCGAGCGGGCTGAGAGAATAGTCATAGACTCTATAAGTTACTTTGAGCTCTCGCGCAAGAATTCTGTCAGGGACGAGATATACACGCTCATAAGATATCTAAAGACAAAGGGCGCGACTTCGATGCTCCTGCACGAGGCCCAGGCAGACACTACGCACGGCTTTGGGCCCTACGACCACGGCCTCAGCTTCCTGGCAGACACGGTCGTCGTGCTCAAGTATGTGGAGATCGAGTCGGCCATCAGGCGCGCAGTTGCGATACTAAAGATGCGCGGAAGCGACCACGAAAAGACGCTCCGGGAGATCAGGATAACGTCCAAAGGGATCGAAGTCGGCGGATCGTTTGAGCAGTGGGAAGGAGTGTTGAGTGGCGCCCCGCACAAGTCCTTTGCCCTAAGAGTATCAAAGGCGTTTGGCGGGATCTAA
- a CDS encoding NitrOD5 domain-containing protein yields MKEIMNAVTDTFSIFGPNTSKVLMFHLENQFGLKPEDIPDKPEHFHAILQQLFGNYASSLELAICKQVRSSNPSHNSEFVRFLEHHALQEVKAA; encoded by the coding sequence ATGAAGGAGATAATGAACGCGGTGACTGACACGTTCAGCATTTTCGGGCCTAACACGTCAAAGGTCCTGATGTTCCACCTTGAAAACCAATTTGGCCTAAAGCCTGAGGACATCCCAGATAAGCCGGAACACTTCCACGCTATTTTGCAGCAGCTCTTTGGCAACTATGCGTCTTCACTCGAGCTAGCCATCTGCAAGCAGGTAAGGAGTTCCAACCCATCGCACAATTCAGAATTCGTGCGGTTCTTGGAGCACCACGCGCTACAGGAGGTAAAGGCAGCTTGA
- a CDS encoding A24 family peptidase C-terminal domain-containing protein: MRVCVAFGMFGIAAAMDMKRRHVDDRLWMAFGAVAAVLYFFDFARMDIPIVALSMGLGGAASYLLYRTGLFGGADALALAVFAAILPSYDGRLVLEGISAKEAHSLSPLALLSNAAVLSFAHLVINIVKNARYRARHPSALFAGMEGETAARKALAVMLGHHSNGSGFAFLMEKNCGGVRKFDFSLKPAEDTPFESRVGVWVMPGIPFLVYMLAGLVAMVFIGDLARVFLSAFAGAF, encoded by the coding sequence GTGCGTGTCTGCGTAGCCTTTGGCATGTTTGGAATAGCCGCGGCCATGGACATGAAGCGGCGGCACGTGGACGATCGCCTGTGGATGGCGTTTGGAGCCGTCGCGGCCGTGCTCTACTTTTTTGACTTTGCGCGGATGGACATTCCGATTGTCGCGCTCTCGATGGGCCTTGGCGGCGCGGCCTCCTATCTGCTTTACAGAACGGGGCTGTTTGGGGGAGCCGACGCCCTTGCGCTGGCAGTCTTTGCTGCCATCCTGCCGTCGTACGACGGCAGGCTTGTCCTGGAAGGCATCTCTGCAAAAGAAGCTCACTCCCTGTCGCCACTTGCGCTTCTCTCAAATGCGGCCGTGCTGTCTTTTGCACACTTGGTTATCAACATCGTGAAAAACGCGCGATACAGGGCAAGGCACCCGTCAGCACTTTTTGCCGGCATGGAAGGGGAGACGGCGGCGAGAAAGGCGCTGGCAGTCATGCTTGGGCACCACTCGAACGGTTCCGGGTTTGCTTTCTTGATGGAAAAAAACTGTGGCGGCGTCAGGAAATTTGATTTTTCGCTAAAGCCTGCAGAGGATACGCCCTTTGAATCTCGTGTGGGCGTATGGGTCATGCCTGGCATCCCCTTCCTCGTGTACATGCTTGCAGGCCTAGTGGCAATGGTATTCATCGGCGACCTTGCACGGGTCTTTCTTTCTGCCTTTGCAGGGGCCTTTTAG
- a CDS encoding TrmB family transcriptional regulator: MVAGLQELGLSVKEAKILVYLIIRKESTAADISRYNDIGRTEIYNYITGLMRKGVVFSTFDRPQKYYALPLEKALDHLIETRRGALQRLAESKVDYCSMLERLSCSMSLSSVEEKESYQILSGENSIISTVRRVILDAREEIMLLASEKTFASFYHTGIVDDLMGLAKKGITLRLQTSCKNVQDYIGTNLGGNNIVVNSGIEEKMVDFVLVDNKDIVVMLLGGGKSDKAKPHGFYTNNLPIISVFKTFFENTK, encoded by the coding sequence GTGGTCGCGGGCCTCCAGGAGCTGGGCCTGAGCGTGAAGGAGGCCAAGATTCTTGTCTATCTTATAATCCGCAAGGAGTCCACCGCAGCTGACATTTCGCGCTACAACGACATTGGCCGCACAGAAATCTACAACTACATAACCGGCCTCATGCGAAAAGGAGTGGTCTTTTCCACTTTTGACAGGCCGCAGAAATACTATGCGCTTCCGCTCGAAAAGGCCCTGGACCACTTGATCGAGACACGCCGCGGGGCATTGCAGCGTCTCGCTGAATCCAAGGTCGACTACTGCAGCATGCTGGAGAGGCTGTCCTGCAGCATGTCGCTCTCGTCTGTCGAAGAGAAAGAGAGCTACCAGATACTGAGCGGGGAAAATTCCATAATCTCGACTGTCAGACGGGTGATTCTTGATGCGCGTGAGGAGATTATGCTGCTTGCCAGCGAAAAGACGTTTGCCAGTTTTTACCACACCGGCATCGTAGATGATCTGATGGGGCTGGCAAAAAAAGGCATCACGTTACGCCTGCAAACCTCGTGCAAGAATGTGCAGGACTACATCGGCACAAACCTAGGAGGCAACAACATTGTAGTGAACAGCGGAATTGAAGAAAAGATGGTGGATTTCGTGCTGGTCGACAACAAGGACATAGTAGTGATGCTGCTTGGCGGCGGCAAGTCCGACAAGGCAAAACCACACGGCTTTTACACCAACAACCTCCCGATCATCAGCGTCTTCAAGACATTCTTTGAAAATACCAAGTAA